The following coding sequences lie in one Halogeometricum rufum genomic window:
- the leuD gene encoding 3-isopropylmalate dehydratase small subunit: MTTEIPEVDYVSGTGIPIRGNDIDTDQIIPARFMKVVTFDGLGQFAFFDLRFDDDDEPKDHPMNEDRFKDSSVMVVNANFGCGSSREHAPQALMRWGIDAIVGESFAEIFAGNCLALGIPTVTADHETISELQSWVEENPDGDIEVDVEAETVTYGGKTVDVTVDDAQRKALVDGVWDTTALMKSNRQAVRDTVDSLPYVESDD; this comes from the coding sequence GTGACGACGGAGATACCCGAAGTCGACTACGTCTCGGGGACGGGCATCCCCATCCGCGGGAACGACATCGACACCGACCAGATAATCCCGGCCCGGTTCATGAAGGTGGTCACCTTCGACGGACTGGGTCAGTTCGCCTTCTTCGACCTGCGGTTCGACGACGACGACGAACCCAAGGACCACCCGATGAACGAGGACCGGTTCAAGGACTCCTCGGTGATGGTGGTCAACGCGAACTTCGGCTGCGGGTCCTCGCGCGAACACGCCCCGCAGGCGCTGATGCGCTGGGGAATCGACGCCATCGTCGGCGAGTCGTTCGCCGAGATCTTCGCGGGCAACTGCCTCGCCCTCGGTATCCCGACGGTCACCGCCGACCACGAGACCATCTCGGAACTGCAGTCGTGGGTCGAGGAGAACCCCGACGGCGACATCGAGGTCGACGTGGAAGCCGAGACGGTCACCTACGGCGGGAAGACCGTCGACGTGACCGTGGACGACGCCCAGCGGAAAGCGCTCGTCGACGGCGTGTGGGACACCACCGCGCTGATGAAGTCGAACCGGCAGGCGGTCCGCGACACGGTGGACTCGCTCCCCTACGTGGAGAGCGATGACTGA
- the leuC gene encoding 3-isopropylmalate dehydratase large subunit, which produces MSEGTLYDKVWDNHAVTTLPTGQTQLFVGLHLIHEVTSPQAFGMLRERDMEVAFPERTHATVDHIVPTADQSRPYADDAAEEMMAELEQNVRDAGIEFDDPTTGDQGIVHVIGPEQGITQPGMTIVCGDSHTSTHGAFGALAFGIGTSQIRDVLATGCIAMEKQQVRKIEVTGELGDAVEAKDVILEIIRRLGTDGGVGYVYEYAGGAIESLDMEGRMSICNMSIEGGARAGYVNPDETTYEWLAETDEFADDPEKFERLKPYWESVRSDEDAEYDDVVTIDGDELEPVVTWGTTPGQGVGITEPIPAPEDLPADKRDTARRAQEHMRVTPGETMQGYPIDVAFLGSCTNARLADLRRAARVVKGRQVHDDVRAMVVPGSQRVQKAAEEEGLKDLFEDAGFEWRNAGCSMCLGMNEDQLEGDEACASSSNRNFVGRQGSKDGRTVLMNPRMVAAAAVNGEVSDVREMKEVNLA; this is translated from the coding sequence CGCGAACGCGACATGGAGGTGGCGTTCCCCGAACGGACGCACGCGACGGTGGACCACATCGTCCCGACGGCGGACCAGTCACGGCCGTACGCCGACGACGCCGCCGAAGAGATGATGGCCGAGTTGGAGCAGAACGTCCGCGACGCGGGCATCGAGTTCGACGACCCGACGACGGGCGACCAGGGCATCGTCCACGTCATCGGGCCCGAGCAGGGAATCACCCAGCCCGGGATGACCATCGTCTGCGGCGACAGCCACACCTCGACGCACGGCGCGTTCGGCGCACTCGCGTTCGGTATCGGCACCTCGCAGATTCGCGACGTGCTGGCGACCGGATGCATCGCCATGGAGAAGCAGCAGGTCCGCAAGATAGAGGTGACGGGCGAACTCGGCGACGCCGTCGAGGCGAAGGACGTCATCCTCGAGATAATCCGACGGCTCGGCACCGACGGCGGCGTCGGCTACGTCTACGAGTACGCCGGCGGGGCCATCGAGAGCCTCGACATGGAGGGCCGGATGTCCATCTGCAACATGTCCATCGAGGGCGGGGCCCGCGCGGGCTACGTCAACCCCGACGAGACGACGTACGAGTGGTTGGCGGAGACGGACGAGTTCGCCGACGACCCCGAGAAGTTCGAGCGACTGAAGCCGTACTGGGAGTCCGTCCGCTCCGACGAGGACGCCGAGTACGACGACGTGGTCACCATCGACGGCGACGAACTCGAACCGGTCGTCACGTGGGGCACCACGCCCGGACAGGGCGTCGGCATCACGGAACCGATTCCGGCACCCGAGGACCTGCCGGCGGACAAGCGCGACACCGCGCGGCGCGCACAGGAACACATGCGCGTGACGCCCGGCGAGACGATGCAGGGCTACCCCATCGACGTGGCGTTCCTCGGGTCGTGCACGAACGCGCGCCTCGCGGACCTGCGCCGCGCCGCGCGCGTCGTGAAGGGCCGACAGGTCCACGACGACGTGCGCGCGATGGTCGTCCCCGGCAGCCAGCGCGTCCAGAAGGCCGCCGAGGAGGAGGGCCTGAAGGACCTCTTCGAGGACGCCGGCTTCGAGTGGCGCAACGCCGGCTGTTCGATGTGTCTCGGCATGAACGAGGACCAACTGGAGGGAGACGAGGCCTGCGCGTCCTCGTCGAACCGCAACTTCGTCGGCCGGCAGGGGTCGAAGGACGGCCGCACCGTGCTGATGAACCCCCGGATGGTGGCCGCCGCGGCCGTCAACGGGGAAGTGAGCGACGTGCGCGAGATGAAGGAGGTGAACCTGGCGTGA